In Flavobacterium endoglycinae, one DNA window encodes the following:
- a CDS encoding DoxX family membrane protein, translated as MKIATIIVRVLIGLLLLFASISFFLKLAPEPETTGNFKAFNMGLVASTYLLPLAKTVELLCGISFVTGRFVTLANILILPITINILFINYFLAPDGLPVAVLLFIGNLFLIYRYWDNYKTVFTP; from the coding sequence ATGAAAATTGCTACTATTATTGTCCGCGTTTTGATTGGTCTTTTACTACTCTTTGCTTCCATTTCGTTTTTTCTAAAATTAGCTCCAGAACCGGAAACAACGGGGAATTTTAAGGCCTTTAATATGGGTTTAGTTGCTTCGACTTATTTACTGCCACTGGCAAAAACTGTTGAATTACTGTGTGGAATTTCGTTTGTAACAGGACGTTTTGTTACGTTAGCAAACATTTTAATTCTTCCAATTACAATTAATATTTTGTTTATCAATTACTTTTTAGCTCCAGATGGGCTTCCAGTTGCCGTACTTCTGTTCATCGGTAATTTATTTTTGATTTATAGATATTGGGATAATTACAAAACGGTTTTCACTCCTTGA
- a CDS encoding lipocalin family protein: MKSKYIVPVLIGAGIGIALSSCGGGIPDKAKPVTNFDKARYLGKWYEIARLDYKWERDLNNVTAEYSLNDNGTIKVDNKGYDVKKDKWEESIGKAKFVKKDNIGMLKVSFFGPFYSGYNVIAIDTEYKYALVAGESLKYMWILSREKTIPESVKAEFLIKAQDIGYNVTDLVWVKHDKTN, translated from the coding sequence ATGAAAAGCAAATATATAGTTCCAGTTTTAATTGGAGCAGGAATCGGAATCGCGCTGAGTTCTTGTGGAGGAGGAATTCCGGATAAAGCAAAACCTGTAACTAATTTTGACAAAGCCAGATATTTAGGTAAATGGTATGAAATTGCCAGATTAGATTACAAATGGGAAAGAGATTTAAACAATGTTACAGCCGAATATTCTTTGAATGATAACGGCACCATAAAAGTCGATAATAAGGGCTATGATGTCAAAAAAGACAAGTGGGAAGAAAGCATCGGGAAAGCCAAATTTGTCAAAAAAGACAATATTGGTATGCTTAAGGTCTCATTTTTTGGTCCTTTTTATTCAGGATACAATGTTATTGCCATAGATACAGAGTATAAATATGCTCTTGTAGCAGGCGAAAGTTTAAAATATATGTGGATACTTTCAAGAGAAAAAACAATTCCAGAAAGTGTCAAAGCAGAATTTCTGATCAAAGCTCAAGATATTGGATATAACGTAACCGATTTAGTTTGGGTAAAACACGATAAAACAAATTAA